Below is a genomic region from Bacillaceae bacterium S4-13-56.
CATGTTAAGCCCAGCTGTATAAAGCATATAGGCAAGCATCGTTGAAAAAAGGCCAAGCCCAAGGATGGAGAGCCATACTTCAAGAGAGGCAAATCGCCCTACATCTATCCATAACCCGCTGAACGGAACAACGGCAATTGCTGCAAAAATAAAGGTGTAGACGGATATTGTTAGAGAGTTATACTTCACAAGGGCATATTTTCCGAAAATACTATACAGAGCATAAAAGAAACCAGATCCAACTCCGACCAATACTCCAAATAAAGAGATGGATTCGCTCGTTGATGGCAAGACCCCAATGACGAAGGCACAACCACTAAAGGTCATTATCAAGGCAAGGACCTTACGCTTTGTAAAAAGTTCCTTAAATAAAATGCGTGCCATGATCGCTACAAAGATAGGAGCGGTATATAAAAGTATAGCTGCAATGGACATAGATGTCTCTTCTATGGCGGTGAACATACACCAATTAAAAAAAACAATACTAATGATTCCTGTTCCGATAAAATATTTGCTGTCACGAACTTTGATTTTTAATGATTCTCGATTTTTGAAGATAGTATAGGTTACCAAAAATATACTCGCCGTAATTGCACGAATGGCAACAATCTCGAAGGCTGTGAATCCAGCATTATTCAGATTCGTAACAAATACCCCAATCATTCCCCATAGTGCTGCACCCATAGCTATTAGTAATTTCCCCATATATAGGACACCCCCCTTTGTCACCTTTCCCTGAAAAAAATTCAATCTAAAATAATTACGCTTATTATACGAGTATCCATAGGTGAGAGCAAAAGATAGGGATGGCAGATTTGAATTAACGGCAGAAGCACATAAAAGCAGTATGTAATATGAATCACTCCCCTTGTTGGCTTTTGTATGCGCTTGTCTTATAATGAAAGCAAATGATGAGGGGGGATACATATGGCTAAGGAAAGTTCATTTGATATTGTATCGCAGGTTGATTTTTCCGAAGTAACCAATGCGATTACGGCGGCAACAAAGGAAATTAAAACCCGTTACGATTTTAAAGGAAGCAAAAGTACGATCAATTTAGATAATGAAGAAATTGTTCTTGTGTCCGATGATGAGTATAAGCTTGAGCAATTAAAAGATGTATTAATTAGCAAGTTAATTAAAAGAGAGGTTTCTACCAAGAATCTTGATTACGGAAAAATAGAAAATGCTTCTGGTGGAACTGTTCGTCAACGTGCGAAACTCATTCAGGGGATTGATAAGGAGCAGGCTAAGAAAATTAATAAGA
It encodes:
- a CDS encoding EamA family transporter, producing the protein MGKLLIAMGAALWGMIGVFVTNLNNAGFTAFEIVAIRAITASIFLVTYTIFKNRESLKIKVRDSKYFIGTGIISIVFFNWCMFTAIEETSMSIAAILLYTAPIFVAIMARILFKELFTKRKVLALIMTFSGCAFVIGVLPSTSESISLFGVLVGVGSGFFYALYSIFGKYALVKYNSLTISVYTFIFAAIAVVPFSGLWIDVGRFASLEVWLSILGLGLFSTMLAYMLYTAGLNMVESSQASLIATIEPVVAAISSFLIFNERLDAWQYLGIILVISAVIFVQSNSKTKKPHPTRSAGCS
- a CDS encoding YajQ family cyclic di-GMP-binding protein, which translates into the protein MAKESSFDIVSQVDFSEVTNAITAATKEIKTRYDFKGSKSTINLDNEEIVLVSDDEYKLEQLKDVLISKLIKREVSTKNLDYGKIENASGGTVRQRAKLIQGIDKEQAKKINKIIKDSGLKVKTQIQDDQIRVTGKNRDDLQEVIAAIHGADLSIDVQFINYR